The stretch of DNA GAGCGCGATGATAACGCGCTTGTTGGTGGGGATATTGACCCCGGCAATACGAGCCACTTACTTCTCCATGCTCCACAGGGAACTGCCGGAACGCGCCGGCACCCCTATCTCATCGCTCAATTCACCGACCGCATGCGGACGCAGATAACGCAAAAAGCCCGGATGGCGCGCTCATAGGCTGTCGCCTGCCGGACTCACCGCAAGTGTCGAATGAACCGCGCGCTTAGGCGGATTCGCCCGAGGCGTCAACCGCCTTGCACGCGCAAGGCAACAGGGCCGCAAAAAAGGGCGGTCCGTCACCTCATCCACGCGCTCTACACCAGCAAATCCGGCAGGTCAAAACCTCTCACATGACCCCGAATGCGAGCATGGCGTCGGCAACCTTCTTGAAGCCCGCAATATTGGCCCCGCGGACGTAGTCGACATAGCCGCCTTCGCTCGTGCCATATTCGACGCACTTCTCGTGGATGCCTTCCATCAGTTCGGTCAGCATCTGGCCTAACCGTTCGTGGTTCCAGCTGATCCGCTCCGAGTTCTGGCTCATCTCGAGGCCCGAGACCGCGACCCCACCGGCATTCGCCGCCTTGCCCGGTGCATAGAGCGTGTGCGCATCGTGGAACACCTTCACCCCGTCGAGCGTGGTTGGCATGTTCGCACCTTCACTCACCGCGATGACGCCGTTGGCGACTAGTTCCCTGGCTTCCTCTTCATTGAGTTCGTTCTGCGTTGCACAGGGCAATGCCAGTTCGCATGGCACATCCCACGGGCGCTTGTCGGCATGGAAGCTTGAACCGGTGAAGTGGTCGGCATACTCGCTGATCCGGCCGCGCTTCACGTTCTTGAGATGCTTGATCCAGTCGATCTTCTCCTGGTTCAAGCCTTCCGGATCATGGATAAACCCGCCACTGTCGGACAGGGTCAGTACCTTGGCGCCGAGCTGGGTGAGCTTCTCCGCCGCATGGGTCGCCACGTTGCCGGAGCCGGAAACGATGGCCGTCTTCCCAGCAACGTCATTACCGGCGTGCTTGAGCATGTTCTGCATGAAGTAGACCGCGCCATAGCCGGTTGCTTCAGGCCGCATCTTCGACCCGCCGTATTCGGTGCCCTTGCCCGTCAGTACGCCTTCCCAGCGATTGGTGATGCGCTTGTACTGGCCGAACATGTAGCCGATCTCGCGCGCACCGACGCCGATATCGCCCGCCGGCACGTCAGTGTCGGGGCCGATGTGACGATAGAGCTCGGTCATGAAGGCCTGGCAGAAGCGCATGACCTCCGCGTCGGACTTGCCCTTGGGATTGAAGTTCGCACCGCCCTTGCCGCCGCCCATCGGCAAGCCGGTGAGCGAATTCTTGAAAGTCTGTTCGAAGGCGAGGAACTTGAGCGTCCCTTCGGTCACACTGGGATGGAAGCGGATCCCGCCCTTGTAGGGGCCGATGGCATTGTTGCACTGGACGCGCCACCCGCGCTGGACGCGGACGTTGTGGTTGTCGTCCTCCCAGCAGACCCGGAAGGAAACGATCCGGTCTGGTTCCGCAATCCGGCGCAGGATCTGGGCAGCGTGGTATTCTTCCTTGTCCTCGATGAAACTGAAGATGTCCTGCGCCACTTCCTGGACCGCCTGGACGAATTCGGGCTGCCCCGGGTTGCGGCGCTTCACGCCTTCCATGAATGTCGGGAAATCGACGTGCCGATCGTATATCGAAGCCATAGGTCACACCTCTGCTGCTGCCCCTGCCGGGGCCTGGAAGATTCTCGTGCGACCTGCGCGCCCGTTGCCCGGACGATCTCTAGGCGGTTATTCTCTCTCCAACGCGTCAATCTGCGTTTCGAGGCTGAGTTCTTCGTCTGTTGCGTTCGCATTCTCGACCGGCACCTCCGGGTCGTCGATCCCACCAAGATGATCGCGAAGACGCACCAGTTGCTGGCTCAATACACCATCGACGGCCTTTGCCAGTTCGGCAGGCTTGTAGCGCATCGACCCGCCCACATTGTACTCCCAAAGGACCCGGGTCCCACCCTCGATTTCCTTGAGAGTCATCGTCAGCACACCGTCCGCCGGCTCGCTTTGCAAGGGACCCAACCCGCCGCGCAACCGCAAAACCTTGAGCGGGTAAGCCTGGATTACCATCGCATGCGACACGCTCCCATCGAGCGAAAAGCCGTCCTTGCCGTCTTGGCCCGGGATGCGCTCGCAGAAGCAACCGCCAGCCTGCGGCGTGAGTGTCATGTTAGACGCATCGCCCGACCAGGTGTGCTCATCGCTCCACCACTCACCAGGCTTGGTGAGTGCCAGCCAGGTCTGCCGCGGGTTGGCCGCCACGCTTACCGCGTCGCGGACCACAAAACCGTCTGCACGAGTCTCCACCACCTCTGCCGCCACAGGAGTAGCGACAAGAACGGCAAGCATGGCAACGGCGCAGCGAAACATCCTCAACTCCCTTTGGAGATGAGGTCTTAGGCCAAGCGGAGAGGGTTGGAAAGGTGGTGCGAAATCAGCGCGAAAGGATCGCGTCGATCGCCGACGCGACATCTTCGATCGCAGCCATGCCATCGACCCGGCTGACAACCCCGCGCGCCTCGTAACCCGGCAGGATCGGCGCGGTCTTGGCGCGGTATTCCTTCATCCGGGTGCGGACGGTTTCTTCATTGTCGTCAGGGCGACGCTTGAACTCGGTCGAACCACACTTGTCGCAGACGCCTTCAACCGCCGGGCGCTTGAATACGTCGTGATAGCCTTCGCCGCAATTGGCGCAGGTGAAGCGCCCGGTGATACGCTCGACAAGGGCATCTTCGTTCACCTCGAGTTCGATCACGTGATCGAGGTTGCGGTCATGCTTGGCAAGGATCGCATCGAGGCTTTCGGCCTGTGCCGCAGTCCGCGGGTACCCGTCGAAGATCGCGCCGGTTTCGGGGCCCATCGCCGCCAGTTCGGCATCGATCAGCTCGGACACGATCTCGTCCGAGACCAGCTCGCCGCGGTCCATGACAGCCTTGGCCTTGAGACCGACCGGTGTAGCGGCCTTCACCGCCGCACGGAGCATATCGCCGGTTGATAGTTGGCGCATGCCATAGCGCTCGACGAGCCGATGCGCCTGGGTGCCCTTGCCTGCGCCCGGAGGGCCCAGAAGGATGATGTCCATGAGAGTCGTGTCCCCCTTCGCCTGCGCAGGATGCCCTAACGCAGACGGCCCTTCAACTTGGCCTTCTTGATGAGATCGCCATACTGGTGCGCCAGCAGGTGCGACTGGATCTGGCTGATGGTGTCGACGGTCACGTTGACCACGATCAGCAGGCTGGTTCCGCCCAGGAAAAGCGGTACGCCGGTCTGCGCGATACCCCATTCGGGAATGACGCAGACGATCGTCAGGTAGATCGCGCCAACCACGGTGATACGGGTCAGGACGTAGTCGAGATATTCCTCGGTCCGCTTGCCTGGCCGAATACCGGGAATGAAGCCGCCATTCCTCTTGAGGTTCTCGGCAGTCTCTTCCGGATTGAAGACGATCGCAGTGTAGAAGAAGCTGAAGAAGATGATCCCCGCCGCATAGAGCGCCATGTAGATCGGCTGCCCATGCTGGAGGTATTGCAGGACCGTCTGCAGGATCGAACCGAATGTCGTATCGGTGCTGACCGAATTGCCGGCAAACTGGGTGATCGTGAGCGGCAGCAACAACAGCGAGCTGGCGAAGATCGGCGGAATAACGCCGGCAGTATTGAGCTTGAGCGGCAGGTGCGAGCGGTCGGCCTGCATCATGCCGCGCTGGGTGGCCCGCTTGGGATACTGGATCAGCAGGCGGCGCTGGGCGCGCTCCATGAAACAGATGAACAGGATCACCGCGATCCCGCCCACGAGGAGACCGATGATCGTGCCGGTCGCGATCGAGCCTTCCGAATAGCCCTTGCCCATGTTGGAGACGAAGGTCGGGAACTGCGCGACGATACCGGCCATGATGATCAGCGAGACGCCATTGCCAATCCCGCGACTGGTAATCTGTTCACCCAGCCACAGGAGGAACATCGTGCCGCCCACCAGGCTGATGACCGCAACGATACGGAACATGATGCCCGGCTCGACCACGGCCTGGAGTCCGCTCTGCGCGCCAAAGCTTTCAAGCCCCGCAGCAAGGAACCAGCCCTGGATGGCGCAGAGGAAAACCGTACCGTAGCGGGTGTACTGGTTGAGCTTCTGTCGCCCGGCCCCGCCTTCCTTCTTGAGCGCGGCGAGGCTCGGATGCAGCGCCGCTGCAAGCTGCACGACGATCGACGAGGTAATATAGGGCATAACGCCGAGCGCGATCAGACTCATGCGCTCAAGGCTGCCGCCCGAGAAAGTGTTGAACAGGTCGAGGATCCCGCCTCGAGTCTGATCATAAAGACTGCTCAGGATCAGCGGGTTGACGCCCGGCAGGGGCACGAAGCTGAGGAAACGGAAAACGACCAGGGCGCCGATGGTGAACCAGATGCGGTTCTTCAGCTCGGTGGCTTTCGAGAAATTGGCGAGACTGAGATTGCTCGCAATATTGTCGGCGCGTGATGCCATTGGTCGTGTTCGATCCTAGCTGGTCGCCGGCCCGTCCCGGCGCTGACCGGACAGATAGGGAGCGGGGAGCGGAATGTCGAACCCCGCCCCCCGATTTTCCCGATTACTTGGCCTTCTTGGCCTTGTTGGCTTCGGCGCGCGCAGCCTTCTTCTCGTGCTCAGGCTGGCCCTTCTCGATGATTTCCACCGAGCCGCCGGCCTTCTCGACCGCTGCAACCGCGCCCTTCGACGCGCCAGCGACCTTGAAAGTGACCTTGGCGGTCAGTTCGCCCTTGCCGAGCAGGCGGACGCCGTCCTTGCCACCACGTGCCAGGCCAGCAGCCTGCAGCGCTTCGTGGTCGACGGTCTTCTTAACGTCGAGCTTCTTCGCGTCGATGAACTTCTGGATCATGCCCAGGTTCACTTCCGCAAAGTCCTTGGCGAAGGGGTTGTTGAAGCCGCGCTTCGGCAGGCGCATGTGCAGCGGCATCTGGCCGCCTTCAAAGCCCTTGATGGCGACGCCCGAGCGGCTCTTCTGGCCCTTCTGGCCACGGCCCGAGGTCTTGCCCTTGCCCGAACCGATGCCACGGCCCACGCGGATGCGGGACTTACGGGCGCCGGGATTGTCGCGAATATCGTTCAGTTTCATGTCGTATGCACTCGCTTTCGCTTGGCCCGCCAATAAGGCGGCGGGGGTTTCGCACGTTTTTGTGGAGCGGGGCCGATAGCGGGCGATAGGGCGCTTGTCACCCCATTTGTGCGATTGCGGAAATTTGCCCAACTGCGGTAGGGACCCGCGCAATTCGGGGGACGTTTCGGTGTCGCAGGACCAGGTAGCAGTTTTTCACCCCGGGACCCAGCACAGCTGGCAGACCGCGAGAGCTTTGCAGGACCTTGGCCAGCTCGCATTCTACGCCACTTCGATCTGCTATGACCCGGGCAAGTGGCCGTACAAGGCGGTACGATTTCCTGGGCCGATAGGCGCCGCCCTGCACCGTGAGTTCAGCCGGTTCGACATTCCAGGGATCGATCCGGGCAGGATCCGGACCCATGGCTGGCAGGAATGGGGAGAGCGCATGGCCGCGCGAGCAGGCCTACCTGCTGTCGCACGACTGCTGGATACGGCAGGAAATCGCAGTTTCGCACAGTTTGCGTCCAAAGAGGCGATCAGAGCGGACGCATCGGCCATCTGGGGCTACGACAATTGCGCACTGGAGGCATTCGCCAAGCTAAACGGAGGGTCGATCAAGCGGATCCTCGACGTAACGATCGCCCCACGTCGGGTGCTCAATCGAATCATGGCTCAGCTGCATGACGAGTGGCCACAGTTTTTCGTCTCGACCCGGCGCGAAATCCCACCACTCATCCTGAAGCGCACCGAGCAGGAACTTGCCCTTGCGGATACCATCGTTGTCGGGAGCCCGTTCGTCCGCGATACGATCATCAGCGAGACGCCCGACCCCGAAATTGCGCAGCGGATCAGGGTGTTGCCCTATTGCTTCGACGAAGCGTTGTTTGCTGCTTCGCCACTCCCGCAAGCTCGCAAGCAAGGCGAACCGGTCAAGTTCCTGTTCGTCGGCAGCGTCGGTCCCCGCAAAGGGGCGCATCTACTGCTCGAGGCGTTCCTCAGGATCCCCGAGGCAGAAGCCCAACTCACTTTGCTCGGCTCGCTCGACATGCCGTCGGCAACTTTCACACGCTATTCCGACCGCGTAACGCATATCAACCAGGTCCCGCGCAGCCAGGTGCCCGCGATCATGGCCCAGCACGATGCGCTCGTATTACCGAGCTTCTTTGAAGGTTCGGCGATAACCCTCCTCGAAGCGCTTGCCAGCGGGCTTGCCCTGATCCAGTCCCAAAATGCCGGACTGGGTGGTACAGCCGAAACCGGGTTTGTGCTCGACCAGCTGACCATCGATGCGTTGGAGGAAGCGATCCTCACCACCTTGTCCGATCGCGAACGACTGCTGGACTGGCGCCACAATGCCCGGCAACGCGCCCGGGATTTTACCTACGCGCGATACCGACAGCACATCGCCAGCCTGCTCGCGGAACTCGGCACCTAGATGCGACAAAGCCCGGATGCCGACTTACGGCACCCGGGCTCTATCAATTTGCCTGCCGGACTTGTCGTCAGTCGACGATCTGGACCAGATGCGGGATCTTGGCGATCGCACCGCGCACCTCGGGGGTGTCCTGGCGCTCAACGACCTTGTGCATCTTGTTCAACCCAAGACCGATCAGGATCTTGCGCTGGCTTTCCGGACGGCGGATCGGCGAACCGACCTGCTTGATCTTGATGGTGTTAGTCTTGGCCATCGATCTTACTCCGCGATAGCGGCGGCGTCGGCTTCCGCCTCAGCCTCCGACGCACCACCGCGACCAAGAAGGTCGGCGACCTTCTTGCCGCGACGCTGGGCGACCGACTTCGGCGAAGTCTGGCTGCTGAGCGCGTCGAAGGTGGCGCGGATCATGTTGTAGGGGTTCGAGGTGCCGACCGACTTGGTCACCACGTCGGCAACGCCGAGGCTCTCGAACACGGCGCGCATCGGACCACCGGCGATGATGCCGGTACCCGGAGGCGCCGTGCGAACGGTTACCTTGCCAGCGCCGAAATGACCCTTGCCGTCGTGATGGAGGGTGCGGCCCTCCTTCAGCGGGACGCGGATCATCTTCTTGCGGGCAGCAGCGGTCGCCTTCGAAATGGCTTCCGGCACTTCGCGCGCCTTGCCATGGCCGAAGCCGACACGGCCCGAGCCGTCGCCCACCACGACCAGCGCAGCAAAGCCGAAGCGCTTACCGCCCTTCACCGTCTTGCTGACGCGGTTGATGTGGACGAGCTTCTCGATGATGCCGTCGTCTTCTTCCTCGCGCTGACGGCGATCGTCGCGGCGGCCACGGCCACGGCCACGGCCTTCGCCACGCTCGCCACCCCGGCCACGGCCACGACGGCCCTCGCCTTCGGCGCCTTCAGGCGCGGCCGCTTCCGCAGCCGGCTGTTCGGTGGCCGCCACGGCGTCCACTACGGTTTCTTCAGTGTTGGTTTCGTCAGCCATCATCAGAACTCCAGCCCGCCTTCGCGAGCGGCGTCGGCCAGCGCCTTGACGCGACCGTGGAACAGGAAGCCGCCGCGGTCGAACACGACGGTGGTCACGCCGGCCTTCTTGGCAGCAGCGGCGATGTCGCTACCGACCTTCTTGGCAGCATCGACATTGGCACCCGAAGCCTTCACGCCGAGCGTCGAAGCAGCGGCAAGGGTCTTGCCAGCGGCATCGTCGATGATCTGCGCGTAGATGTGCTTGCCAGTGCGGTGCACCGACAGGCGCGGCTTACCGCCAGCGTGAGCCTTGAGGGCCGTGCGCACGCGGCGACGGCGGCGTTCGAAAAGGGAAAGCTTGGCCATCTTACTTCTTCTTCCCTTCCTTGCGGAAGATGTATTCGCCGCGGTAGGCGATACCCTTGCCCTTGTACGGTTCGGGCTTGCGCCAGCGGCGGACTTCGGCCGCGAACTGGCCGACCTTCTGCTTGTCGATGCCCGAGATTTCGACCGTGGTCTGATCCGGGGTCTTCACCTCAAGGCCTTCCGGCACAGCGAGATCGACGTCATGCGAGTAGCCGAGTTGCAGCTTGAGCGTCTTGCCCTGGGCATTGGCACGGTAACCGACACCCTTGATCTCGAGAACCTTGGTAAAACCCTCGGTTACGCCTTCAACCAGGTTCGACACCAGCGTGCGCTGCATGCCCCAGTGGCTGCGAGCCGCCTTGGTATCATTGGCCGGAACGACCGCGATCGCGCCGTCGTCAAGCTTGTACTCAACCAGGTCCGACAGGCCCATCGAAAGGGTACCCTTGGGGCCCTTCACGCTGAGCGTGCCGTTATCGATGTTGGCGGTGACGCCGCTAGGGATCGCCACCGGCTTCTTGCCAATGCGGCTCATCAGAACACCTCCGCCAGCACTTCGCCGCCGACGTTCTGCGAACGGGCTTCCGCATCGGAAAGCACGCCCTTCGGCGTCGAGACGATGGTGATGCCGAGGCCGTTGCGGATCACCGGAAGTTCCTTGGAACCCGAATAGACGCGGCGGCCAGGCTTGGAGACGCGAGCGACATGCTTGATCGCAGGTTCGCCCTCGAAATACTTCAGTTCAATCCGCAGCGCGGGGTGCTTGCCCGAAGAGTCTTCGCTGAAGCCACGGATGTAGCCTTCGCGCTGGAGCACTTCGAGGACGTTCGCACGCAGCTTGCTGGCGGGCGAAAGGACACTGTCCTTCTTCGCACGCTGGCCGTTGCGGATACGGGTGAGCATATCACCCAGGGGATCGGTCATAGCCATCTGTCTTTACCTCACCAGCTCGACTTGGTCAGGCCTGGGATCAGGCCCTTGTTGCCGAGGTCACGCAGTTCGATGCGGCAAAGCCCGAACTTGCGATAGTAGCCGCGCGGGCGGCCGGTGGTGTTGCAGCGGTTGCGTACGCGGGTCGGGTTCGCATTGCGCGGCAGTTCAGCCATCTTGAGCCGTGCCATCAGGCGATCGGTCTCATCGGCATTCTTGTCGTCCGCGATAGCCTTCAGCTTCGCGTACTTGTCCGCATACTGCTTGACGAGCTTCTTGCGACGCTCGTTCTTGTTGATCGAACTCAGTTTCGCCATTGGACTTAAGTTCCTCTATTAGCGGCTCACGCC from Erythrobacter mangrovi encodes:
- the gdhA gene encoding NADP-specific glutamate dehydrogenase — encoded protein: MASIYDRHVDFPTFMEGVKRRNPGQPEFVQAVQEVAQDIFSFIEDKEEYHAAQILRRIAEPDRIVSFRVCWEDDNHNVRVQRGWRVQCNNAIGPYKGGIRFHPSVTEGTLKFLAFEQTFKNSLTGLPMGGGKGGANFNPKGKSDAEVMRFCQAFMTELYRHIGPDTDVPAGDIGVGAREIGYMFGQYKRITNRWEGVLTGKGTEYGGSKMRPEATGYGAVYFMQNMLKHAGNDVAGKTAIVSGSGNVATHAAEKLTQLGAKVLTLSDSGGFIHDPEGLNQEKIDWIKHLKNVKRGRISEYADHFTGSSFHADKRPWDVPCELALPCATQNELNEEEARELVANGVIAVSEGANMPTTLDGVKVFHDAHTLYAPGKAANAGGVAVSGLEMSQNSERISWNHERLGQMLTELMEGIHEKCVEYGTSEGGYVDYVRGANIAGFKKVADAMLAFGVM
- a CDS encoding SRPBCC family protein, with amino-acid sequence MFRCAVAMLAVLVATPVAAEVVETRADGFVVRDAVSVAANPRQTWLALTKPGEWWSDEHTWSGDASNMTLTPQAGGCFCERIPGQDGKDGFSLDGSVSHAMVIQAYPLKVLRLRGGLGPLQSEPADGVLTMTLKEIEGGTRVLWEYNVGGSMRYKPAELAKAVDGVLSQQLVRLRDHLGGIDDPEVPVENANATDEELSLETQIDALERE
- a CDS encoding adenylate kinase, translated to MDIILLGPPGAGKGTQAHRLVERYGMRQLSTGDMLRAAVKAATPVGLKAKAVMDRGELVSDEIVSELIDAELAAMGPETGAIFDGYPRTAAQAESLDAILAKHDRNLDHVIELEVNEDALVERITGRFTCANCGEGYHDVFKRPAVEGVCDKCGSTEFKRRPDDNEETVRTRMKEYRAKTAPILPGYEARGVVSRVDGMAAIEDVASAIDAILSR
- the secY gene encoding preprotein translocase subunit SecY codes for the protein MASRADNIASNLSLANFSKATELKNRIWFTIGALVVFRFLSFVPLPGVNPLILSSLYDQTRGGILDLFNTFSGGSLERMSLIALGVMPYITSSIVVQLAAALHPSLAALKKEGGAGRQKLNQYTRYGTVFLCAIQGWFLAAGLESFGAQSGLQAVVEPGIMFRIVAVISLVGGTMFLLWLGEQITSRGIGNGVSLIIMAGIVAQFPTFVSNMGKGYSEGSIATGTIIGLLVGGIAVILFICFMERAQRRLLIQYPKRATQRGMMQADRSHLPLKLNTAGVIPPIFASSLLLLPLTITQFAGNSVSTDTTFGSILQTVLQYLQHGQPIYMALYAAGIIFFSFFYTAIVFNPEETAENLKRNGGFIPGIRPGKRTEEYLDYVLTRITVVGAIYLTIVCVIPEWGIAQTGVPLFLGGTSLLIVVNVTVDTISQIQSHLLAHQYGDLIKKAKLKGRLR
- the rplO gene encoding 50S ribosomal protein L15, coding for MKLNDIRDNPGARKSRIRVGRGIGSGKGKTSGRGQKGQKSRSGVAIKGFEGGQMPLHMRLPKRGFNNPFAKDFAEVNLGMIQKFIDAKKLDVKKTVDHEALQAAGLARGGKDGVRLLGKGELTAKVTFKVAGASKGAVAAVEKAGGSVEIIEKGQPEHEKKAARAEANKAKKAK
- a CDS encoding glycosyltransferase family 4 protein, which codes for MSQDQVAVFHPGTQHSWQTARALQDLGQLAFYATSICYDPGKWPYKAVRFPGPIGAALHREFSRFDIPGIDPGRIRTHGWQEWGERMAARAGLPAVARLLDTAGNRSFAQFASKEAIRADASAIWGYDNCALEAFAKLNGGSIKRILDVTIAPRRVLNRIMAQLHDEWPQFFVSTRREIPPLILKRTEQELALADTIVVGSPFVRDTIISETPDPEIAQRIRVLPYCFDEALFAASPLPQARKQGEPVKFLFVGSVGPRKGAHLLLEAFLRIPEAEAQLTLLGSLDMPSATFTRYSDRVTHINQVPRSQVPAIMAQHDALVLPSFFEGSAITLLEALASGLALIQSQNAGLGGTAETGFVLDQLTIDALEEAILTTLSDRERLLDWRHNARQRARDFTYARYRQHIASLLAELGT
- the rpmD gene encoding 50S ribosomal protein L30 translates to MAKTNTIKIKQVGSPIRRPESQRKILIGLGLNKMHKVVERQDTPEVRGAIAKIPHLVQIVD
- the rpsE gene encoding 30S ribosomal protein S5; protein product: MADETNTEETVVDAVAATEQPAAEAAAPEGAEGEGRRGRGRGGERGEGRGRGRGRRDDRRQREEEDDGIIEKLVHINRVSKTVKGGKRFGFAALVVVGDGSGRVGFGHGKAREVPEAISKATAAARKKMIRVPLKEGRTLHHDGKGHFGAGKVTVRTAPPGTGIIAGGPMRAVFESLGVADVVTKSVGTSNPYNMIRATFDALSSQTSPKSVAQRRGKKVADLLGRGGASEAEAEADAAAIAE
- the rplR gene encoding 50S ribosomal protein L18 → MAKLSLFERRRRRVRTALKAHAGGKPRLSVHRTGKHIYAQIIDDAAGKTLAAASTLGVKASGANVDAAKKVGSDIAAAAKKAGVTTVVFDRGGFLFHGRVKALADAAREGGLEF
- the rplF gene encoding 50S ribosomal protein L6 → MSRIGKKPVAIPSGVTANIDNGTLSVKGPKGTLSMGLSDLVEYKLDDGAIAVVPANDTKAARSHWGMQRTLVSNLVEGVTEGFTKVLEIKGVGYRANAQGKTLKLQLGYSHDVDLAVPEGLEVKTPDQTTVEISGIDKQKVGQFAAEVRRWRKPEPYKGKGIAYRGEYIFRKEGKKK
- the rpsH gene encoding 30S ribosomal protein S8: MAMTDPLGDMLTRIRNGQRAKKDSVLSPASKLRANVLEVLQREGYIRGFSEDSSGKHPALRIELKYFEGEPAIKHVARVSKPGRRVYSGSKELPVIRNGLGITIVSTPKGVLSDAEARSQNVGGEVLAEVF
- the rpsN gene encoding 30S ribosomal protein S14, which produces MAKLSSINKNERRKKLVKQYADKYAKLKAIADDKNADETDRLMARLKMAELPRNANPTRVRNRCNTTGRPRGYYRKFGLCRIELRDLGNKGLIPGLTKSSW